In Candidatus Defluviilinea gracilis, the genomic window ACCAGCCTTGCAGACGCAGGTCGCTTCGGCGGAGTATCAAGTCAAATTGGCAGAGGCAGGCGGAGGGTCCGATCTGAAGCGCAGGGTTGAGTCCGTTTTGGAATCCGAATCCATCCTCCGAGAACGTCGCGGAAAGAAGTATGACTTGCGTCCGTTGATCGAGTGGATGGAAGCGATGGATGATACAATCGTGATGAAATTGGCGGCGCGCGAAGGCGCAACGGGGAGACCCGAAGAGGTGTTAGATGTGTTGGGCATCGCGTTCGATGAGACGAAGATCGAGCGGACACAGTTGATATTTCGAGACTCTTCGCTCAGAGTGACATAAAAATTAATTGGAGGAGAGATGGCATTACTTGGAGCGTTTTTCTTTGGTTTTGTGCCGATGTTTGTGTTCGCGGCATTCGTGAACTGGCTGGATCGTTATGAAAAAGAGCCGAAGCTATTGCTCGGCGCGGCGTTCGTGT contains:
- a CDS encoding DUF2344 domain-containing protein, whose product is MRIRITFSKQGPLRYTGHLDLHKLWERAARRAELPLAYSQGFHPQPKMSLAAALPLGFSSTCEMLDMRLERDVELDGLPAKLNATLPPGVRVSGVEQVDEREPALQTQVASAEYQVKLAEAGGGSDLKRRVESVLESESILRERRGKKYDLRPLIEWMEAMDDTIVMKLAAREGATGRPEEVLDVLGIAFDETKIERTQLIFRDSSLRVT